One Henriciella litoralis genomic window carries:
- a CDS encoding A24 family peptidase, translating to MIAGIFAFVFVALCLYAAMRDVETLTITNGLNATIAFLFIPAAIVVAPGWDVTGGHLLAGAIAFAISVLLFVFGVFGGGDAKMIPAVMLWLGPGATMPFLTAMAVIGGGLAITVILARRLVPAGAAPGFARETMSAGNGVPYGVAIAGGVIYAAPYSPLLASLNF from the coding sequence ATGATCGCAGGGATATTCGCTTTCGTTTTCGTCGCCCTATGCCTCTACGCGGCCATGCGTGACGTCGAGACGCTCACGATTACAAATGGTCTAAATGCGACGATCGCCTTTCTGTTTATTCCGGCGGCGATTGTTGTCGCGCCAGGCTGGGACGTGACCGGCGGACATCTGCTGGCAGGTGCGATTGCTTTCGCCATATCGGTTCTACTTTTTGTATTCGGAGTATTCGGCGGCGGGGATGCCAAGATGATCCCGGCCGTTATGCTCTGGCTGGGCCCGGGCGCTACAATGCCTTTCCTGACCGCGATGGCCGTCATCGGCGGCGGACTGGCCATCACTGTCATTCTGGCGCGTCGGCTGGTGCCGGCGGGCGCCGCGCCGGGCTTTGCCCGCGAAACCATGTCGGCCGGTAACGGTGTCCCCTACGGCGTCGCGATCGCCGGGGGCGTGATCTATGCCGCGCCATACTCCCCATTACTTGCCTCGCTCAACTTCTGA
- the cpaB gene encoding Flp pilus assembly protein CpaB: MSPMRLIILLVAAGAAIGAAFLVRGMSSSPAQQVVSDPVVIEKEVEVSSTKVLVANSEKRVGTLLTPEDFEWADWPEKSVNAVYFTQESNPDAVEELSGSVVKTALVEGDPIIAQKIVKKGETGFMAALLQPGMRAISVEISPETASAGFILPDDRVDVILTYEVEIVNERGVSEETMTKTVIQNARVLAIDQIFGDMEGETAMTGSTATLELHPRQAELMAHASRLGTIALSLRSSADAGDNDGDPTANTSLLDGPAGSGQGVKIIKNGVASGRS, encoded by the coding sequence ATGTCACCCATGCGATTGATTATTTTGCTCGTAGCGGCGGGCGCCGCTATCGGCGCCGCATTTCTTGTCAGGGGCATGTCCTCCTCGCCTGCACAGCAGGTTGTCTCCGATCCGGTCGTCATTGAGAAAGAGGTCGAGGTTTCTTCGACAAAAGTTCTCGTCGCCAATAGCGAGAAGCGCGTCGGCACCTTGTTGACCCCGGAAGACTTTGAATGGGCCGACTGGCCGGAAAAATCTGTGAACGCCGTTTATTTCACCCAGGAGTCCAATCCTGATGCCGTGGAAGAGCTGTCCGGCAGTGTCGTAAAAACGGCCCTGGTCGAAGGCGATCCGATTATCGCCCAGAAGATCGTAAAAAAAGGCGAGACCGGCTTCATGGCCGCGCTTCTGCAGCCAGGCATGCGCGCCATATCCGTTGAAATTTCACCTGAAACCGCCTCGGCCGGCTTTATCCTGCCGGATGACCGCGTCGATGTGATCCTCACCTATGAGGTCGAGATCGTGAATGAGCGCGGCGTCAGCGAAGAAACAATGACCAAGACGGTTATCCAGAATGCCCGCGTTCTCGCGATTGACCAGATCTTCGGCGACATGGAAGGCGAAACCGCGATGACGGGCTCGACGGCCACGCTGGAGCTTCATCCGCGTCAGGCCGAACTGATGGCTCATGCCAGCCGCCTCGGAACGATTGCGCTGTCACTGCGCAGCTCCGCAGATGCCGGCGACAATGATGGCGACCCGACAGCCAATACAAGTCTTCTCGACGGCCCTGCAGGCTCAGGGCAGGGCGTGAAAATCATCAAAAATGGCGTTGCCAGCGGGAGAAGTTGA